A single window of uncultured Pseudodesulfovibrio sp. DNA harbors:
- a CDS encoding ABC transporter substrate-binding protein, producing MSFILRCATTLLLLACLALSGVPARADAPRELTFGMSAAFTGANSELGIEFYRGFMAYIDHFNASGGANGWTIKVIPANDGYNPAPCFQNTIRFIDQDDVFALFSYVGTPTTTHILPLLQKFEDRNIFLLFPFTGAQPLRAEPFGKYVYNLRASYFDETRGLVDRLVAIGRKRIGVFYQSDAYGRTGWDGVHRALERHGLLVSGEAAYRRGASFSQDFSSEVALLMESDPEAIIVVGTYASQAAFIRDARNAGYQAPIAGLSFADSDKMLEMLVTEGNRVHRDYTNNLINSQVVPSYTDESLPGVRLYRKIMEDYQYEPVAQNDDYTPRKFSYVSFEGFLNGIVLGEMVTRMADNPLKTRIPEVLASIKDFDLGIGVKADFSRNGHQGLDTVYFTTVIDGLFQAVEDWEQWR from the coding sequence ATGAGTTTCATATTGCGTTGTGCAACGACCCTGCTTCTGCTTGCGTGTCTGGCCTTATCCGGCGTCCCAGCCAGAGCGGATGCCCCTCGTGAGTTGACGTTTGGTATGTCTGCCGCCTTTACCGGTGCTAATAGTGAACTCGGCATAGAGTTTTACCGTGGTTTTATGGCGTATATCGACCATTTTAATGCTTCGGGCGGAGCAAATGGTTGGACCATCAAAGTTATTCCTGCCAACGATGGGTATAACCCTGCTCCTTGTTTTCAGAACACTATTCGTTTTATCGACCAGGATGATGTGTTCGCGCTTTTTTCTTATGTAGGAACACCGACCACAACACATATTCTTCCATTGCTTCAAAAGTTTGAAGACAGAAATATTTTTTTACTTTTCCCCTTTACCGGTGCACAGCCATTGCGAGCAGAACCGTTTGGCAAGTATGTGTATAATCTCCGGGCTTCTTATTTTGATGAAACTCGTGGATTGGTCGACAGACTCGTTGCGATCGGACGGAAGCGTATAGGGGTGTTTTATCAGAGCGACGCCTACGGGCGAACAGGTTGGGATGGTGTGCACAGAGCTCTAGAGCGGCACGGTCTGCTTGTCTCCGGCGAAGCTGCTTATCGGCGCGGCGCTTCCTTTTCGCAGGATTTTTCTTCCGAGGTTGCCTTACTGATGGAATCCGACCCTGAAGCTATAATTGTTGTGGGTACTTACGCTTCTCAGGCGGCCTTTATTCGTGATGCACGAAACGCAGGGTATCAGGCTCCTATCGCAGGGTTGTCTTTTGCTGACAGTGACAAGATGCTTGAAATGTTGGTGACAGAAGGGAATCGTGTGCACAGGGATTACACAAATAACTTGATTAATTCTCAGGTGGTACCAAGTTATACGGATGAGAGTCTGCCGGGTGTGCGGCTGTATCGTAAGATTATGGAAGATTATCAGTATGAGCCTGTGGCTCAAAATGATGACTATACGCCAAGAAAGTTCAGTTATGTAAGTTTTGAGGGATTTCTCAATGGCATTGTGTTGGGTGAGATGGTTACGCGCATGGCGGATAATCCTCTGAAAACACGGATTCCAGAAGTGTTAGCTTCCATAAAAGATTTTGATCTTGGTATTGGTGTCAAAGCCGATTTTAGCCGGAATGGTCACCAAGGGTTGGACACCGTGTATTTTA